In the Arachis ipaensis cultivar K30076 chromosome B04, Araip1.1, whole genome shotgun sequence genome, ACAATGAGACACCGAAATAGAAAAATATCATCAAGCCAAGATGGCCGTAAACTGGTAAAGgtaatgtaaaaaaaataaaaatatgtataaaatataaataccTGGAATTTCGGCAACCAAGGCACAAGCTTTCTCAGCTCACTTGAGTTTAAGATGAGTACCTGTACCAGCATTATatcgattttattttgaaaaaaaataccaaaaagaaAGGATTTTCCATAGAAAAGACAAGGTAAGGATTGACTTCATATAATATATGGAAATGGCCATTCATAGCATAAACTTAATCATATAGACAACTAACCGGATATCAACTCATCGTCATTAGAGAAAACAGAAGCACCTTGCATAtgtggaaaaaaaaaacatagttgGACCTCAATATAAAGGGGAAAAAAACATAGAACAATTAGTTCATGTGTATGTACTCAAAACACATCAAACAAAATCTCAAGAAAACAAAATGGACCAATAAAGATAAACATACAAAAATGATTGCAACTAAAATAACAGTAAATTCATATAGTTAGAATTAATTTTAGACATTATACTTCTATTATTGCTATAGCTTTTTTCAACAACAaattgaagaaaacaaaggaagacCCAATAGAGCAAGTGTCCCAGTGAATACATCATTAGAAAACTTAAATCAATCTAATGCCTACTAATCTGTCGAAACTATTGGATCACCTCACAATTGCCATTATGAAAGCGAAAAAATTTCTTCTGAAAtaacacaaataaaataaaactaagccaACTAATTACAGcacaaataatataattttttcataCACATCTAAAGATCGCACTAAAACTAAAATATACTTAAAACTAAAATATACTTAAATATGCCTAAAGGTACAAACTACTAACCTGACTTAAAAGGAAAAAGACCTAACTAATAACTATTGACTATCAATTAAAAATTTCTTCCCATTTGGAGAAGTAGTTTTGGTCCAAGTCATCGGAGACCTATCCACTTCTGCCTCTGCCTCCAGTCGTTTCGTGGTGTGAAACAGTTTGAGAATGCTCAAGTAGCTGAGAGCAAAGAGTCCCAAACATCTTACTCTCTAACGGAAAATTCAATGAACTGtcacataaaaagaaaaaataaaaaaataaatcaaatcagCATTAATAAGCAAAATCATCAATTTTATCATTTCAAAACTAACCAAAAAACAACATTTCCAACCTAGACATCCCGTGGGAGTTCTGAATTTCAATTTTCCGTGATGTATTTTCAACAAACTCTTTACCACAGGCCTCTATTTCTACTTCTGGTTGGGTTTCTACTCCTACAGAATTAGAACTGAAACAATAAAACAGTTAAATTCTGACACGTATTTAATTTGCAAAAGAAGGGACAACTCACCATCCTTTCTACCAAACGTGTTCTTACACGTGTCACATCTACAGTTTATGGAACATCCAACACCAGCCTTTGAAAAACAAAACATACTACCATTAGTAACTGATATTATAACTAAAACTGAAGCATTCATGATACCTAGTAAGGATGGATGAATACCTGAAAGCATTTACAGTATTTCTTTTGGCAGAATGATTTCTTACAGTTACATCCTCTCTTGTGGCGTGATAGTGCTGGAGTTTTGTTTGGGTCATTctgaaagtgaaaaaaaaaattaaatcaataaaGTTTTAGAAAGTGTGTATGAGTATTAATAGCTCAATAGTTCAGTGTACATTATagaaaatttagtattaaaatcaACGGAAAATTACAAAACTCAGATTTAACTACACAAAAATGCTCTGAATAAGTTTGAAATTGCCATGGAAACACGCAAACCCCAGTAGAAAATTAGAAACACAATTGCAAACCCTAATAAAATTCCTGCATACTGAAAATGAACCTaacagaaaatcaaaaaataatcTCTCTTCATGAAGAGAGAGTTCAGAAAAAGAATCAAAATTATTCAAAGCTACTATGGATTACATATTAGAAAACCAAATTCAATATGATGCCTACAATTTCTAGGATATTCGGAGAGCAATTGAAGTGTTTTCATATGGAGTGTATATAGCTCTTATTATGTGATCTTTCAAATATAAAAGGGTACCTGATCAGCAGAGAAAATGGCCCAAGCTAAGGGCTTGCTGAAGAGAACACTTCCCCTAACCAAACTCACAACACAACGAAGTCCTTGAATCAAAGAGTATCCAGCAGCCAAACCATTAGCAACTACCAAGAATCTGCAAAGTTTTTTAATCCATCAAAAACTAATGAATTAGGACAACAAAACATGCAACACTTTTATTGCTTGAAATTAACATAGAACATAGATTAATAGATACTTACACCAAAGCCTTAACATCAGTGAATTTAGCTTCCTTCTCAAAGGAGAAAACCACCTTAGCACCAACTCAGCTATCTTGATCCTCTTATCCAACAATTTCAGGTTTGTGCTATGGTACACTGGAACTGTTCCAGGACTAACACCTACGCCCAAATAACTCATTTTCTCTAGACACTAACAATGCAAAAGAAAACAATGGATATCAACACCAACCACTAAATTCTTCACCACTTAAATAGACACGGATTTTAGCTCAACACCCAagaaaacagaaggaaaaaaagATTCAGACaaggaaaaaagaaataaataagtcaaGACGACTTGTAATAAAGGCCATAAATAAACCTATCAACCTGCAAACTTTCATAAAAAAACCAGAGTTTTGTACCTTTGTTGGAAATCCAGGAGTCCAATCCATGGCATGTTTAAACGACTCAAATTTAGACTTTGCCATTTCAACCATTTTCCACCAACATCTGCAGTTGTAAAAATCAGAAAGTCAACTATCTTTGGTCACCAACACAAAATCTGAGCCAAAAAACCAAAGATCCTTCCTTCCGGGATCGAAAATGCAATATGACACTCAGACACAACCAATCCAAAAAAGCTTAAATTAAATAAAACGAAAGCACTTGCAAAGGATAGAAAACCAAAGAATCAGATAAACAGAATAAGCACGAATACAAATTAAGCTCTTTGCCCTAATACATGACTCAAGCAACACAA is a window encoding:
- the LOC107639576 gene encoding protein tesmin/TSO1-like CXC 3, which produces MPWIGLLDFQQRFLVVANGLAAGYSLIQGLRCVVSLVRGSVLFSKPLAWAIFSADQNDPNKTPALSRHKRGCNCKKSFCQKKYCKCFQAGVGCSINCRCDTCKNTFGRKDGVETQPEVEIEACGKEFVENTSRKIEIQNSHGMSSSLNFPLESKMFGTLCSQLLEHSQTVSHHETTGGRGRSG